The Aphidius gifuensis isolate YNYX2018 linkage group LG2, ASM1490517v1, whole genome shotgun sequence DNA window atgttaaaatattattactaatagataaaatttcattCGTCGCTGTGGTCATTTTGTCTGACTTGGTCGACTTGgtcagtataaataaaaaatctaaatcatGAAAATCACGCATGCGTTGTGCAAAGTATCATGGTGCCCAATACAAATCGAGATATTTTCTACCTTACCAATTAACAACATAAACGCCAATTTCCCGCCAATtcatagttttcttttttttctttgcaggTCTTGTTGTTGATCTTGATACTCATATCAGGCataatagattattatttcttcgacaatgtattataataaaaacaatacacttgctcatttattaatatcgaaatgaaaaatgtattaacTATTACTTTGGTTATCGATTAGTCAAGTCATATTTCGACCCACATCTGATTCCAGAATTCCGATTGTATTGGCCACGTTATTTTCACGCTCTCTCTAAAGTCATCACAACAatcgattaaaaataaatgcagtTAAATTATTCTTAATAAGGCtgtttcgaaatattttttctaataattattatatatagcaaatatttttcgttaattttttttacttatacacacataaatatatacaacctTTTCcgttgtatttaattttcaaatgtttatcttaaaaatagacagttatatattaatgatttgaaaaataaattttggttttataaaactttacatttttttagtCCTTTTGCTATTTTCTTCAGCACGGAATAATGtgaatatgtatatgtatttatatgtcctttttaaatatattatcatgtttAATAAGTAATCatgatcataaaaaaaaaaaaaaaatccaaacaCTATTGTCAATATGAATATCAATtcacaagtaaaaaaatatatgagatAATTAATCtgaaagaatgaataaataaaaataaacatttcaattaaataagtaaaaactGTATATGGtcttttaaatcataaattttatttgaatattttttaaaggacaaagatgaatataatttcatttgaagTATATTCAAAggtatattgaattattaataattataaagatCAAGCCGGCActgttcatttttaataatattataggAAGTAGATTCATCGTAAGTTTGctgtttcatattttttaaaattaattttttgtcatcGTCTGTTAGACTGAATTTATTATGTTCAACATTAAGCAAAAAAAGCTGCGTTAAATTAGTAAAAACTTCAGGTTTTAATTCCTTGAGATTGTTTGAttgtaaacataaaaatagcAGAGCAtcattttcaaagaaaatattatttggaaGATctgtcaaattattattatgaacatCTAAAATTTGAAGATGGATCAATCCATTGAAAACATTTTGTGGAAGAGATGTTAAACTATTATCACTGATATGTAAAATTTCAAGATTCGACAAGAGATTAAAAGTATCATTTTCAAGACTTAACAGTTTATTGGATGccaaattcaacaaatttagAGATTTCAATCCATCAAATATTCCTTCTGGAAGAGATGTTAAGTTGTtattagcaataaataaatggtcgaGTTTGGTCaagctattaaaaatacaaggtTCAAGACTTGTcagtttatttgatgataaatccaACCATCTTAGAGACTCTAATCTATTGAATATTCTTCGTGGAAgagatgttaaattattattaccaatatCTAAATCATCAAGATGGATCAACTTCTTGAAAATTTTGGATGGAAGACTTGTCAGTTTATTGAATTGCAAAATTAAAGAAAGTAAAGATttcaattcattaaataattcttctcgaagagatgttaaattattattactgataTCTAAAATTCTCAGTTCTGACAAACTATTAAAAGTGTTAAGCTCCAGACTGGTtagtttatttgatgataaaaacaaGAGATTGAGAGACTCTAAACCATTGAATATTTCTTCTGGAAGAAATGTTAAGttattatttgcaataaataaacGGTCAAGTTTGGTCaagctattaaaaatatcaggtTCAAGACTTGTcagtttatttgatgataaattcaaCGATCTTAGAGACTCTAATCCATTGAATATTCCTTGTGGAAGGGATGTTAAACTATTATAATTGATCTTTAACTCTGTTAGATTAGACAAGTTACTAAAAGTGTCGGGTTTAAGGTGAGATAGATTATTTGAATCTAGACGCAAATGAGTTAGAGATATTAATCTATTGAATATTCCTTGTGGAAgagatgttaaattattgttattgattgcTAGATATTTCAGTTTGGACAAGCTATTGAAAGTTTTAGGCTCTAGACTGGTCAGTTTGTTTAAATCTAATTCTAAATCGAGTAGAGATATTAATCCTTCAAAAATATCTTGTGGAAGAtgtgttaaattattgttactgATGAATAAATATCCCAGTTTGGACAAACTATTGAAAGTTTTAGGCTCCAGGCTGGCCAGTTTGTTTGAACGTACGTTCAAATAAGTCAGAGATATCAAATCTTTGAAAATATCTTGTGGAAGGtgtgttaaattattgttattgattgcTAAATATCCCAGTTTGGACAAACTATTGAAAGTTTTAGGCTCCAGACTGGTCAGTTTGTTTAAATCTAATTCTAAATCAAGTAGAGATATCAATCCATTGAATACTCCTTGTGGGAGAAATGTTAAACCTTTGTGACTTAAATAAATACGCTGGCTTGAATAATTCTTACAAACATTTTCCATGTAAAATACAGAAGATGTATTACAAAAGTATGTTTTGTATGTTAGTTCTGAAACATACATgcaattatatcaattaaaaatgaaaataagaaaaaagtaatatttgcTTATTAatcaaagataaaataaaaaatataacttactTTGACTTGTTGATTGGCTATTTATGTCATTTTTCGGTACAATGCTGTCTTCAACTtctgaattatttgtttgggTTGGCAAAAATTTCGATGCTTCCTGAAATGATTTAGtacttataaattaaaatagatttatttagaatacttttcaaatttcaatttcaagttaataataaaatttaatgaaatttgttaaaatttaatattttgttaaatgaaataaaaattatattctttttattcattaattatcatttgaaatatttataaatgagttataaaataaatattttttaatttcgaaaaaacGAATATATACAGACGTGACAAGGATTTAAACCCAAGGATTTCACGTGAAATTTTACGATGATGTGATactaatggtttttttttttttttcaataatggtAAAGAAGGACGTCAGTGTTTAACTTGTCGAAGCtaggaaaaattgaaaagccATCTGGCCTAGAACATTAAGGGCAATGAAAGGGATTAAGGCAGTTACCAAGAAAGGAAAACGACTTGGGTTTCATGGTCAATATCACAGCATCTTAGAACTCTACGTGAAAATCCTTGTCAAGGTATTGTTATAAACGATTCAAAGTTTATTATACAAGTACATTCTATTTCGTACAAGTACATATTATACAAGCttgtattaattatcaagttgattgtgtatatagtttatatattaaaaaaaaatataaaggtataataattaaatgtataaattttatatagaatGTACTAGTACCTTTAGAATGTTATAtacctttatattttttttaaatatatataaactatatacacaatcaacttgataattaattttttaaataatttttactcacCCCAATTGGACAAATAATCGAGACAGCTGCAGTAATTATAACAATCGTTATATAATTAAACTTCTTCATTCTTGTAgtgaataataatcaataccTAAATCACTCTGAACAAACGTAAATGACATATGACAAATCTTAATAGTGGTCACTGGTCACTGCTGGTCACTGACCACTGTGGTCACTTTGGACACTTTGTCTGACTTGGTCGACTTGGTCAGTATGAATAAGAATCCAAATTGATCCAAATCATGAAAAATCACGCATGCGTTGTACAATGTATAATGGTGCCCAACAAAAAACAAGATATTTTCTACCTTACCAATTAAGGTACATTCTCAGCTACCTTCCGAATATAagaatttcttgaaatttatacagtattgtaattgaaatattgataaatcatttcgtgaaataatatattatgttacagacttattttttttataataattaattaaagttggCTACTTTTAGAGGTTAAACAATTAATCTACACTTTGACGTTAATAATGCACATAAATATATGCAAACCTTTCCGTTGTagttaattttcaaatgtttatcttaaaaatagacagttatatattaatgatttcaaaaataaattttggttttattgaactttaaattttttcagtcCTTTCGCTATTTTCTTCAGCACGGAATAATGTGAATATATTCATATgtcttttttgaaaaatattttcatgtttaatattattaaacatgaaaatatttttcaaaaaagacatataaatatattcataatatattaataataagtaatcataatcataaaaaaaaaaaaaaatccaaacactattgtcaatataaatatcaatccacaagtaaaaaaatatatgagatAATTAACCTGAAAggataaatgaagaaaaataaaaatttcaattaatcaGGTAAAAACTGTATATGGTCTTTTAaagcataaattttatttgaatatttttaaatgacaaagatgaatataattttatttgaagtaTATTCAAAGGCagtaattgaattattaataattataaaaattaaactggcactgttcatttttaataatattatatgaagTAGATTCATCGTAGGTTtcctgttttatattttttaaaattaattttttatcatcgtcTGTTagactaaatttattatcttcaatATTGAGCAAATCAATCTCCGTTAAATTAGTGAAAACTTCGGGTTTTAATTCATTGAGATTATTTGATTGTAAACACAAAGATTTTAGTTCttgattttcattaaaaataacgaTTGGAAGATCAGTCaaactattattatgaatatctAAAATTTCAAGATAGATCAACCCATTGAAAACATTTTGTGGAAgagatgttaaattattatcactgaTAACTAAATCAGTAAGATTGGACAAGctattaaaagtattattttcaagactcGACAGTTTATTAAATTCTAAATCCAAAAGTGTTAGAGATTCCAATCCATCGAATATTCCTTGTGGAAGAAAAGTTAATTCATTATCAAAGATTAATAAAACTCTAAGATTGGACAAgcttttaaaagtattattttcaagaattGACAGTTTATTTGATGCCAAATCCAACACAATTAGAGATTTCAATCCATCGAATATTCCTTGTGAAAGAGatgtcaaattattttcactaaTATATAAATCTGTCAGATTGGACAagctattgaaaatattaagcTCCGAGAAGAGATGTTAAACTATTATTACGAATATACTATAATATAGTTTCAAGAGTGGACAAGctattaaaagtattatttttaagactTGACAGTTCATTTGCTGACAAATCAAACGTAATTAGAGAATCCAATCCATCGAATATTCCTTGTGGAAGAGATATTAAGTTGTTATTTGCAATATATAAACGTTCGAGTTTGGTCaagctattaaaaatatcaggtTCAAGACTCGTcagtttatttgatgatagAGACAAGAATTTAAGAGACTCTAATCCATTAAATATTCCTTGTGGAAGagatgttaaataattattatcaagatatAAACTATCAAGATAGAtcattttcttgaaaatattggACGGAAGACTTGTCAGTTTATTGAATTGaaaacttaaataaattaaagatttGAATTCATTGAATAATTCTTCTTGAAgagatgttaaattattattatcgataaaTAAAACTGCTAGTTTGGTCAAGCTATTATAAGTGTTAAGCTCTAGACTAGTCAGTTTATTTGACGATAAAATCAAAACTCCAAGAGACTCTAAACCATTGAATATTCCTTCTGGaagaaatgttaaattattatcactgaTATCTAGAGTTTCAAGATTGGACAATCCatgaaaagtattattttccAGACTTGAcagtttatttgaatttaattttaatttgtttagag harbors:
- the LOC122850625 gene encoding insulin-like growth factor-binding protein complex acid labile subunit; the protein is MKKFNYITIVIITAAVSIICPIGEASKFLPTQTNNSEVEDSIVPKNDINSQSTSQKLTYKTYFCNTSSVFYMENVCKNYSSQRIYLSHKGLTFLPQGVFNGLISLLDLELDLNKLTSLEPKTFNSLSKLGYLAINNNNLTHLPQDIFKDLISLTYLNVRSNKLASLEPKTFNSLSKLGYLFISNNNLTHLPQDIFEGLISLLDLELDLNKLTSLEPKTFNSLSKLKYLAINNNNLTSLPQGIFNRLISLTHLRLDSNNLSHLKPDTFSNLSNLTELKINYNSLTSLPQGIFNGLESLRSLNLSSNKLTSLEPDIFNSLTKLDRLFIANNNLTFLPEEIFNGLESLNLLFLSSNKLTSLELNTFNSLSELRILDISNNNLTSLREELFNELKSLLSLILQFNKLTSLPSKIFKKLIHLDDLDIGNNNLTSLPRRIFNRLESLRWLDLSSNKLTSLEPCIFNSLTKLDHLFIANNNLTSLPEGIFDGLKSLNLLNLASNKLLSLENDTFNLLSNLEILHISDNSLTSLPQNVFNGLIHLQILDVHNNNLTDLPNNIFFENDALLFLCLQSNNLKELKPEVFTNLTQLFLLNVEHNKFSLTDDDKKLILKNMKQQTYDESTSYNIIKNEQCRLDLYNY
- the LOC122850626 gene encoding carboxypeptidase N subunit 2-like, which gives rise to NKLKLNSNKLSSLENNTFHGLSNLETLDISDNNLTFLPEGIFNGLESLGVLILSSNKLTSLELNTYNSLTKLAVLFIDNNNLTSLQEELFNEFKSLIYLSFQFNKLTSLPSNIFKKMIYLDSLYLDNNYLTSLPQGIFNGLESLKFLSLSSNKLTSLEPDIFNSLTKLERLYIANNNLISLPQGIFDGLDSLITFDLSANELSSLKNNTFNSLSTLETIL